The Pongo abelii isolate AG06213 chromosome 20, NHGRI_mPonAbe1-v2.0_pri, whole genome shotgun sequence genome window below encodes:
- the GIPC1 gene encoding PDZ domain-containing protein GIPC1 isoform X2 has product MFCTLNTHKVDMDKLLGGQIGLEDFIFAHVKGQRKEVEVFKSEDALGLTITDNGAGYAFIKRIKEGSVIDHIHLISVGDMIEAINGQSLLGCRHYEVARLLKELPRGRTFTLKLTEPRKAFDMISQRSAGGRPGSGPQLGTGRGTLRLRSRGPATVEDLPSAFEEKAIEKVDDLLESYMGIRDTELAATMVELGKDKRNPDELAEALDERLGDFAFPDEFVFDVWGAIGDAKVGRY; this is encoded by the exons ATGTTCTGCACCCTGAACACCCACAAAGTGGACATGGACAAGCTCCTGGGGGGCCAGATCGGGCTGGAGGACTTCATCTTCGCCCATGTGAAGGGGCAGCGCAAGGAGGTGGAGGTGTTCAAGTCGGAGGATGCACTCGGGCTCACCATCACGGACAACGGGGCGGGCTACGCTTTCATCAAG CGCATCAAGGAGGGCAGTGTGATCGACCACATCCACCTCATCAGCGTGGGCGACATGATCGAGGCCATTAATGGGCAGAGCCTGCTGGGCTGCCGGCACTACGAGGTGGCCCGGCTGCTCAAGGAGCTGCCCCGAGGCCGTACCTTCACGCTGAAGCTTACGGAGCCTCGCAAGGCTTTCG ACATGATCAGCCAGCGCTCAGCAGGTGGCCGCCCTGGCTCCGGCCCACAACTGGGCACTGGCCGAGGGACCCTGCGGCTCCGATCCCGGGGCCCCGCCACGGTGGAGGATCTG CCCTCTGCCTTTGAAGAGAAGGCCATTGAGAAGGTGGATGACTTGCTGGAGAGTTACATGGGTATCAGGGACACGGAGCTGG CGGCCACCATGGTGGAGCTGGGAAAGGACAAAAGGAACCCGGATGAGCTGGCCGAGGCCCTGGATGAACGGCTGGGTGACTTTGCCTTCCCTGATGAGTTCGTCTTTGACGTCTGGGGTGCCATTGGGGACGCCAAGGTCGGCCGCTACTAG
- the GIPC1 gene encoding PDZ domain-containing protein GIPC1 isoform X1, translated as MPLGLGRRKKAPPLVENEEAEPGRGGLGVGEPGPLGGGGAGGPQMGLPPPPPALRPRLVFHTQLAHGSPTGRIEGFTNVKELYGKIAEAFRLPTAEVMFCTLNTHKVDMDKLLGGQIGLEDFIFAHVKGQRKEVEVFKSEDALGLTITDNGAGYAFIKRIKEGSVIDHIHLISVGDMIEAINGQSLLGCRHYEVARLLKELPRGRTFTLKLTEPRKAFDMISQRSAGGRPGSGPQLGTGRGTLRLRSRGPATVEDLPSAFEEKAIEKVDDLLESYMGIRDTELAATMVELGKDKRNPDELAEALDERLGDFAFPDEFVFDVWGAIGDAKVGRY; from the exons ATGCCGCTGGGACTGGGGCGGCGGAAAAAGGCGCCCCCTCTAGTGGAAAATGAGGAGGCTGAACCAGGCCGTGGAGGGCTGGGCGTGGGGGAGCCAGGGCCTCTGGGCGGAGGTGGGGCAGGGGGCCCCCAAATGGGCTTgcccccccctcccccagccctgcgGCCCCGCCTCGTGTTCCACACCCAGCTGGCCCATGGCAGTCCCACTGGCCGCATCGAGGGCTTCACCAACGTCAAGGAGCTGTATGGCAAGATCGCCGAGGCCTTCCGCCTGCCAACTGCCGAG GTGATGTTCTGCACCCTGAACACCCACAAAGTGGACATGGACAAGCTCCTGGGGGGCCAGATCGGGCTGGAGGACTTCATCTTCGCCCATGTGAAGGGGCAGCGCAAGGAGGTGGAGGTGTTCAAGTCGGAGGATGCACTCGGGCTCACCATCACGGACAACGGGGCGGGCTACGCTTTCATCAAG CGCATCAAGGAGGGCAGTGTGATCGACCACATCCACCTCATCAGCGTGGGCGACATGATCGAGGCCATTAATGGGCAGAGCCTGCTGGGCTGCCGGCACTACGAGGTGGCCCGGCTGCTCAAGGAGCTGCCCCGAGGCCGTACCTTCACGCTGAAGCTTACGGAGCCTCGCAAGGCTTTCG ACATGATCAGCCAGCGCTCAGCAGGTGGCCGCCCTGGCTCCGGCCCACAACTGGGCACTGGCCGAGGGACCCTGCGGCTCCGATCCCGGGGCCCCGCCACGGTGGAGGATCTG CCCTCTGCCTTTGAAGAGAAGGCCATTGAGAAGGTGGATGACTTGCTGGAGAGTTACATGGGTATCAGGGACACGGAGCTGG CGGCCACCATGGTGGAGCTGGGAAAGGACAAAAGGAACCCGGATGAGCTGGCCGAGGCCCTGGATGAACGGCTGGGTGACTTTGCCTTCCCTGATGAGTTCGTCTTTGACGTCTGGGGTGCCATTGGGGACGCCAAGGTCGGCCGCTACTAG